Genomic DNA from Solanum dulcamara chromosome 4, daSolDulc1.2, whole genome shotgun sequence:
AAGTTATTCAAAGAGTCGATGATAAACAGCCCAGTACGTGCACCAAAAACAATGTATTGGCGATAACTGAATCATCAAAATCTGATGATGCAATGCACAATAATTTCAGTCCTATTTTAGATCAAAATAATCCTCAAGCTCAAGCAGACTTGAATGATGGTTTGTTGGCGGAAAAAACATCTGATAAAGATGCACAAGGTGTTGTTGAGGTCCAAAATAATCTAGCTAATATCAAAACAACGGTTGGAAATCAAATTGTTCATACAGACAATGTTGAAATAGGTATTGCTACTGTAGGAATTGATCCAAATGGCAAGTAGAAATCTTCAAGTTCTATAGGTATTGAACACAGATCTGATAAGGCTTTGCAGGGTGCTGGGGTGTGCGTCAAAAAACAGGGGCATGTCTTAACTTTGGCAACTGTTGAGACATCACAATCGGTGGTCATTGAGGATAATCAAAAGGTGGCAAAAATTGGTTCTTCGACATCTACAATTGCTATTTTGAATGTACATCATGGTGCATCTCAAAGGTTGGAGAATACAAATTCAAGAGTTGTGATTGATGCATCACTAATTGATTCTAGGCAGCAACTAGGTGATGTTAATGCACACGAAGCAGATGAATGTCATAGGCAGCATTTAGTTGTTGGACAAGGTAAACAAGCTATAGAGACTGAACATGAGGCAACACAACGATTTGAAAAATCCAATGATGAGAACTCTGCTCAACATAGCAGTAAGGGTTGGAAGGTTGTGGCACCGAAAAAGGCTGTAGCTACTTCGACAAATAGTTTGCTTACTTCTGGTGGGCAAAAATGTGTTACAAGTGAGAGTCGATGGGCGAATATGGTAGAAGAAGAGGATGAGCATGTCACACCTCATAGCAAATTGAGCCCCGGAGCACCAGCCTTTGTGCCTAAGGGTAGTATCATTGCCCATGTTTCACCTCTTTTACATCCTGGGCGACAATTGATTTTAACTGGTACTAATGTTCAAAAAATTTCTGTTAGTGACAAGGAGATTATTGACGCATCGGGGAGTTCTAATGTTGAAAATCTCACACCTATTAACACTAATAAACAAATAGAAATTGGTGGTAGTAGTACATTCTCCCCAAATCAGTTTGCTAACCTTCAAGACGAGGAAACCTTTGAGGAAAGTGACGAAGAGGAATTGTTGGATCACTGTTTTGCGAATGCAACTAGGGATGCAGATATTTCTCCTAGGCAACAACGCATTAACAAAAAGAAGCACGGAAGAAAGAATAGTTGGGATGGCAAGGTGACTGGGGAATTTGTTCCAAGACACCTACTAATACGACCGACAAAGCAAAATCATATGATAGTGTCAGCAAATTCAACAAGATCCAATAATTCTAAGAAATGATGAATTATCAAGCGTTGTTGGAgagatttgaagaagaagacaaGAGAAAGATACTTCAGATTACTTTAGATGGGCAATCAATCTTTTTTAATTCATGCATCTTTAACAGAAAGTTTGAGGTCAATAGCTCAACTTCTTCTTGGTTGTCATAATTTTGCACTATTTAAGCATCGTCATTTGTAATATCATCATACGGTGTAGTACAAACTCTGTAGTGATCACAAAATATCTAGCTCTTTCTAGCTCTTATTTTCTTCTTGCTTGTTAGTTAGTAGAAGTTTGTTACCTATTTAAGATTGATAAGGTAAGGCCTATCCCCCTTGCTTGTACTTATCACTCTTGAGATTTTCTTATTTCTAATAAAAGCTGTCAGACACCCTGTCTAATGGTAAATttgccaaaaataaataaattgttggATCCTCCTTTCTCTAACTCTTCAAGAGCATACATAACTATGTAGAAATTATGTATGATCTGCTCTGGCTATGTCTCCAGCCAATTATTTTAGAACAGAGCGGATCTAACTATAGATTGGCATTTGGGTGGTAGTCAAATAAGTACAAAATACAGTAAAATACACAGTAACATTTTAGAATTCACTCTCTCGATTGGGAACACAAAATTGTGATTGGCAATGCTGTAGGGTGAAAAGTTCAtactattttcatttttcataatAGTCGATATGAATGTTGTAGAGAGAGTACAAGGAAGTCAAACCTGGTGGCGCTTTTGAGGGTGAAATCGATCTCCATGATGGGAATAGGAACAGAGTAAGGATTCTTAACGGCGACTTTAGCGTGAAAAGAAATGCCATCGAAACCGATCCTCTTAAGATCGACGTCTGTGATGGTTGCCTCCGGTTTCTCCATGTTTCCTAACTTCTCCGACACAAAATTCTTCGCCTTGTCTATCAGATCCATGCTTCTTCTTGGGAGGAAATTGAGTTGAATATTTGCCCTGTTTTGTGCTCAAACGAATAGCTCTGTTTCTCTTTTGGGATATACAACTAGTATACTATTTATCATATATAATTCTGCGTTAAGAAATGACGCGGTACTCTCTGCTCCAGTCATAATACTGATTCCTATTTAAGTTCTCTATTTTATTAAGTACTAATATAATAGTATAATGTGGAAAGTAACAAATCAAACTATACTGTTAACAAAATTAAcattttcttcatctttttcattaATTCCTCCATCTcaattgatttgatataaaaaaaaattaacatttaTGTCATAaaacaaatatttaatatttatatgatatataatttaattcattaaagataaaaagaatcaaattttaaaaaaattagttattaaaaagaatattatttttaagacATACTTAAATTTTTtagatataattatttatttatatgtaaaTACGCTAATTTAAATGAACTCTAAATAACTTTATTAGTCACAACTCTAAATATACTTAGGCGAAAACCGGACTGTAGTTTGTGTCATGTATGACTACTGCAACAAGAATAATTACTATAGCTcgtttaaattaaaaaaatagagtgTAAAGTAGTAAGTAAAGAATTAAGATGATGTCAGATGGACGGTAGTAGGAGTGTAATGAGGACACGTTACACGCACATGAATGTCAGTATTTCCAGCGCGCGTTGCGCCCGCGTTTTATTTCATTGCTGCAGATCTAAAATCAATTTTCAGCATCTGGTGCGTGGAAGGGGAGAAAAGTACCACATTGACAGAGTAGAGCTTAATTAACTTTACAATTTGTCAAACGTGGGGATCGTGATGTTTCATAGTGCTAATTGGTCCGAGTTTTGTATTCCCATGTGGGATGGGATATCCTTAACAATAGCATTTCACTTGCGATTCCCACCAGGTATTTCTCAATAATTTATAGATATTTTCAGAGGCAGACCCATCCTGTGTCATGGATTGTCAACCGACACTGTTTCATTGAGATTTTTTagtattatacatatataaaaatttgaaataattagaatATGTTGTAAAATATACTAGTTTGacaacaaaaagagaaaaatagtaACAGAAAAATTAATGAAGAGAGACAAAGAGGAAAATCGTGTGTATGTATCTGTGTTCTATCTTTTCTTCTATCTTTCGTATATTATTTCATTGTCAACATTGGCAATTTATAGCCAAAGTGAGAGATGAATTGTAGTGGTAATTGGACCACTATAAGTGTTGCTCATACAAAAGGATTCCACTATTACAAAGTGGACATCCATTATTATAACCTAACACTCCCTCTTGGATGTCCATGTGAAATatgtctcgttaaaaccttacttgGAAAAACCCAATggaaaaaagcctaatgaagaaaaaagagtacacaaatctggtaatacgccttgattgctgcctcattaaaaaccttaccaggaaaacccagtgggacaaaatcttggttaaggaaaaaagagtgcagcgcgtattttactccccctgatgaaagcttcatttgatattttggagacggcgcattccaactttatatcttaatttctcaaaagttgatgttggtaatgcctttgtgaataaatctgcaagattatcacttgaacgaacttgttgtacatcaatatcaccattcttctgaagatcatatgtgaagaataattttggtgaaatatatttcgttctgtctccttttatgaagccaccttccaattgagttatgcacgcggcattgtcttcgaatataattgtgggtactttgacatcactttccaggccacatctttctttgatgaactgtatcatcgatctcaaccacacacactctctacttgcttcgtgaattgctattatttcagcatgatttgaagaagtagcaacaatagactgctttatagatcgccatgatatagcagttcctccgtgtgtaaatagatagcctgtctgagatcgaggtTTATgcgggtctgataaataacctgcatctgcataaccaataaggtctgtgcaacctttgttagtataaaacaaacccatatcaatagtacccttcaggtatcgcaaaacatgtttgataccgttccaatgccttcgcgttggggaagaactatatcttgctagcaaattaacagaaaatgttacatcaggcctagttgcgttagcaagatacataagtgcaccaatagcactgagatatggtacttcaggattaaaaatttcttcatcctctcttGGAGGTCGAAACTGatatttttccacttcaagtgatcgaacaaccattggagtacttaatggatgtgctttgtccatgtaaaatctttttaagattttctcagtgtaggcagattgatggacaaaaactccgtctgctaaattttcaatttgcagacctagacaaagttttgtctttccaaggtctttcatttcaaattctttctttagatattcaattgccttttggacctcttcaggggttccaatgatatttatgtcatcaacataaatggtgagtataacaaactctgattctgttttcttaataaaaacacatggataaataacatcattaatatagccttcatttattaagtactcacttaggTGATTATACCAtatgcgccctgattgtttcagaccatataatgatctttgcagttttattgagtatacttcccgagactttttacatgcttcagacaattttaatccttttgggattttcatgtaaatttcattatcaagtgaaccataaaggtaaacTGTAACTATatccattaggtgtatttcaagatttttatgtacagctaaactgatgagatatcgaaatgttattccatccataacaggtgaatatgtttcttcatagttgactccgggtctttgagagaatccttgtgcaacaaggcgtgccttatatcttacaatttcatttctctcatttcgttttctaacaaaaacccatttatagccaactggttttacaccttcaggggtttggactacaggtccaaaaacctcacgtttagcaagtgagtctaattctgatcgaattgccttttgccattctggcaaatcacatctacgtcgacattcttcgacggatttaggctcaaaactttcactatcttgcatgaggttaagtgcaacattatatgcaaaaacattatcaaccaTGATTTTAggtcgatctaaatttatctcatcaccggtagaacttattgaaagttcttcattcacttgaggctcgggttcactgatttcttcagaaatatcaggattactcaaatcttgaccttcttcaggaggttctattgtagtatcatctttattatttcttacgcttctctttctaggattcttatcctttgaacccaacggtctaccacgcttctggcgtgtttggaattcagaagctatgatacttgtagatggtccttttgggacatcaattcggataggtacattcactgcagggatatgtgacttagttatccgtttcaaatcagtaaatgcatctggcatttgatttgctattttctgcaagtgaatgatcttctggacctcctatTCACATGTgtgggtacgtggatcaaaatgtgatagtgatgaaactttccacgcaatttctttttctttttcgggttcctttttctctccccctaatggcgggaaaattgtttTATCAAACCAACAATctacaaatcgagcagtgaataagtctccagtcaacggttcaaggtatcgaattatggagggtgagtcaaacccaacatatatgcccaaccttcgttgagggcccatttttgtacgttgtggtggtgctacaggcacgtataccgcacaaccaaaaattcttagatgggctatatttggctcatgtccaaatactaattgcgatggagagtatttattataatgtgtcggtctgagacgtacaagtgctgctgcatgtaagatagcatgaccccaaacagtaattggcaattttgttttcattagtagaggtcttgctattaattgtaggcgctttataaatgactctgcaaggccattttgagtatggacATGAGCAATagaatgttcaatttttatctcaattgataagcaataatcattaaatgcttgggatgtaaattctccagcattatcaaggcgaatggccttaattggataatctgggaattgcgctctcaatcttattatttgtgctaacaacttcgcaaacgccaggttgcgagatgataacaggcaaACATGAggccatctagatgatgcatctattaggaccataaaatatctaaataatccactaggtggatgaataggttcgcatatatctccatgtatacgctctaaaaaactaggagattcgatgccaacctttagggtggatggtctggcaattaatctggtttacgatcatatgtgtttcaattgcactaatttttgcataatataagcCAGATGatagagttggtaatttttccaaaatatatttctggcctgagacactcttggttataccaagatattcaatattcatttcatttagtgtctcaacatgatatccatttctgcgaatatctttaaaacttaacaagtttcttggggatttagaagaaaatagtgcatcttctataacaatttttgtccccttaggcagaattatagtagctcttccggagccttctatcatttttgaattaccagaaattgtagtaacattagcttttcttttaagtaaattggaaaaatatttctcgtctttaaaaatagcatgagttgttccactgtcaattacacaaatatcctcttgatttatcattgatccaaacaagatttgaggcatttccatattttcttcaataagaaataaaataagtattaacacatggtatattacacaaattttatttatttacattaactagaaaaatacaaacatcatatttaatacagataaaaagaaaaatatttacatattattagtcttgtcaatattcatattttcgtctagaaaattaaagaaatcagctacatccaaatgcatgggctcaatattatcttcagagataaaatttgtctctgagTTATTTTATGCCCTTTTCAtagatgcctgatatagctgaacaagGCGTTTTGATGATCGGCAAATCCACGGCTAGtaccccacacctccacatctatgccatattgtttctgaattattcttcggtaaagcttctggctttttaccctgccttttatattgttggttatttctcggtgccagccgagcatcatgattaaaatttcttctttgactacgaccatgatcacgactggggccatgacctctttctcgttggttataatttgtctgatttacttcagggagtggcaaagaaccaactgacCGACTATCATggtttttcattaatagttcattatgtctttcagcaataagaaggtgagaaagtaattcagaatattttttaaattcttttacgcgatattgctgctgcaggagcatattcgcgggtggaaatgtggagtatgtcttttcaagtttatcttgctcagtgatctcttctccgcataaatttaactgagttataattctaaataaagcagaattatattcagttatatttttgaaatccattaatctcaaatttaggcaatcatgacgagcttgtggaagcatgaccaacttcaggtggttatatctttcttttaaatttttccacaatttaaggggtccttttaatgtaagatattgtaattttagcccctcgtcaagatggtgacggagaaatatcatggctttagcacggtcttgattggatgtcatattgtcatctttaatggtgtctgccagacccattgattctaaatgaatttcggcatcaagtgtccatgatgagtagccttttccagagacatcaagagcagtaaattcaatttttaaaatatttgccattttatgaaaataaaattaaataaaactcttaccgcTTTTTGTTATCTTGAAAAattagccggagcctcgtgctgataacgtgttgtgAAATATACTAGTTTGacaacaaaaagagaaaaatagtaATAGAAAAATTGATGAAGAGAGACAGAGAGGAAAATCGTGTGTATGTATCTGTGTTCTATCTTTTCTTCTATCTttcatatattatttcattGCCAACATTGGTAATTTATAGCCAAAGTGAGAGATGAATTGTAGTGACAATTGGACCACTATAAGTGTTGCTCATACAAAAGGATTCCACTATTATAAAGTGGACATCTATTATTATAACCTAacagaatatatataatttgaattaatttaatGACACAATTTGAACAAGTGAGCTTCTTTGGCTCGTTGATCTGCTGCGCGCGTCCCACCTTCAATTTCTAGTCAAATTAGGATAAATTAAATCAATCAAACTAATAGTTTACtggatttatattttattaatacattttaaatagcttttattaatataatattgctatattatttatttatttgtttttaagtATCAACATCACTTACAAAAGTATTGCATAAGTTGTTGGATATTTTATAGTACCATGATTTGAAAACTTAGATTTATAGATCTCGAAATGgtcaaattattttctttatattagTGCTAGAAATTACAATAATCAAAGATAGGTCCGACTATGTAGTCCCTTCGAAATTATCAATAGTTCTCGTCTGCCTCATTTTAGATAAAATCTCAATGTgacttttcaatttttatgatatcttttctttatttgtaCTTCTTAATATAAACATCACAATTCTCTACttaaaagaattaaaagaataatttcaCTTTGTGATTATCATTTTATCTCTAATAAAATAGTTGATGATTATCTAAAATTTTATACTTATATTCAATATTCAGTCAAACATCATtaacatatataaattaaaatagagagTAGTGATTTTTTTAGGGAGGGATAGGGATGCAGATCAAGTGATACGTTGGAATTTGGTATACAATGATTTGGTTTTGAGTTATTgttttcaataaaaataattgtagatgagattttatgggATAAGTAAATAATATAGGTTAATTTCATACCTATTAAGATGGTAGGCGAGATCTATTCTTGTGTTAGATCCTCAGTTTGATGGTTCGAGTGGTTCAGACATGATTAGAGATTTATATGATGAACCTAGCTAAGTCCCAATGCAATCAATCAAGATTAAGTTCAATTGACAAAATTTTGGCAATGTCGTGGCTAACGCATACAAGACAAGACGTGGTTAAGGCATGACAAGGGCTGAGCAAAGTTAAGGCAGGGCAAGGTTATGATCGTTGCAAGATCGTGGCTAATTAAGTGTAAGCTAAGTACTGGACAAGGGAGGCAAAGGCTGAGGAGACTGGACCACAATGGCAAGCTGTGCGAGGTAGGACCTGGACACAGTGCAGGCACATGGATAGGTGCGAGTTTGGGCGGCCAGAGGCAGATTTTGATGCCGAAAGTGGAGGTGATCCACGTGTGCCTCGCACATGCGTGGGCAGTTGAGCAATTTTTAATCGTTTGACTTTTGTCAGCATTGTAGATAGACTTGTTTAATTTGAATTTCGAATTTGGCCTATCAATTGGGGATGTCAACTAACTCTGCAGGCACATGATTGACATGTGACTGGGTGTTGTGGCCTATTTAATGACACAGGCAGACTAGTCACAGGCAGAGAGTCATTGGATCAGATTTTTGTAATGCTAGTTTTGTGTGCTTCTTTGTGGCACGAGTTTAATACAAAGTTGGGACTTATTCCTGTGCGTCCTTGTGTTTCTAAATTTATAGGCATTGTCTAAGTGTGAAATgaaattgagagaaaagaaagaaagatttgaGTCTAAAGTGTTAGCTGCCGAAATAGGTTAGATCATCGTGAGTTAACCCACCTTAAAACCTTTGTTCCGTGCTATATATATCTTAATTATATCACGTACGGAAAAAAAAATGTAGAGCACAacaagaaataagaaaaatatatttgtattctTAATTAAACCCCAAAACTGGATTTAGTGATTGGAATATTAAACAAAATCCAATATTGCTTTGGATTTTGAAACAAGATACAAACTAATTAAATGTTACTTAAAACATTTGTAGTGGAAAAACACACATGATGAAACTACAATATTAATTACCACTAGTAGTGGTAATTATTATTAGCGCGCTATGCTAAGTTACTTCATATCTCTTTTTCAGTCTCTTCTTCTTTGTCACCCTTCCATAAGTCTGAGAGTGATGGAAGCTTGATCTCTCCACTATGAGAGAGTGGAATGGTGAAATTTCCGATGACTGGAAGATCAATGGCGAGGCCCAATTCCAGTGTATAGTCAATGTCCCAATCTTTACCAATATCCTTACCCAAACTTACTAGCATACTGTGGGGAATCTTCACTGGCACATCTAACATAGTCGTGTCATTTGCCTTAATATTCCCTGGGTCTGGAATTGTTCCTGATACTATAACCCTGTATTATTCCAAATCAATTGATAGAAATCATTAGTAATCCCAAAATTGGATGTTCGTACTTGTAACTGATAAATTCACTATCAATTAGCAAAATTTAAACCAAAACTAAATACTATAACAtgctaaaaaaaaatcaataatagttaccactatGACATAATATCGCTGTCACTTATATAGCATGTAGGAAAGATGGGTACAATATGTCCCTACATACGTGGTATATTTGTAATTGGAAAAGCCAGATCTTTTAAGACTATCAAATTTCAATATACTAGTATTAATTAATCACAGGTTGTATTTCATCAAAGATTTAATTCCAGACTTTatacatttattttttctctaaaaaccTTGCTCCTTTAAGGGATGACCTACAAATTGAGGTATGCATGACAGCAACAACCTGTAAATCTAAGGTGGAATTTCAATTATAAAACTAGCTAGACCTGCGATTTTCCTCTATTAATTCTGTGTGGCAGTATCACTTAGCCAACATGTGCCTTTAAACTAGATTGTGAATTAGTCCAGGCGAGTCCAAGTTAATCCGTACATTGATATtaaggaaaagaaaaacaaaaacttgCTTATCTATAGGAGTTGTAGAAATCCGTAAAGTGAAAACTGCATCCACCCACACACACAGCCAATTTTacctaatttttaaatatataaattttatttcaataaaattaaAGCTTCACTATATCCGAATTCAcgataaattttaaaagttttgacTCTTGAAATTGTAAggaaaggagtatatatcatataAGATGTTAGATGAAGTAATATACGTAGCACGAAAGAATGATATAGAGGAGGAGATTGGTAAAGACCTGCCGGAGCATTTGAGGGTGTAAGAGATCTGCGTGATCGGAACGGGAACAGAGTAA
This window encodes:
- the LOC129886517 gene encoding desiccation protectant protein Lea14 homolog, which codes for MAGMMEKAMNLVSEKVGNTEKPEADITDFDLKKVGMDSISYHAKVAVKNPYSVPVPITQISYTLKCSGRVIVSGTIPDPGNIKANDTTMLDVPVKIPHSMLVSLGKDIGKDWDIDYTLELGLAIDLPVIGNFTIPLSHSGEIKLPSLSDLWKGDKEEETEKEI